The following proteins come from a genomic window of Pseudomonas putida:
- a CDS encoding cyclase family protein codes for MTDKTVPHIHDLLKDSPKNWGKWGPDDEVGSLNYLTGVEVLQGVKEVTQGKTFTLQVRMADPAGDPVWPGRSQSKRMNIMDRGHYNCGKGPHFPGSYEFADDVMFFHLQGSTQYDALGHVWYDDQIWNGYSADTTIGSLAKASVAPLGEKGIVGRGILIDIARHRGKDVLDAGETFNHEDLMAAARAQGVSINKRDILIIRTGWIGSFYKRDPEEFYKDFIEPGLTYSPELVKWFQEMEIPNIVTDTIANEVTVDPVSGVALPLHNALMRNLGITLTEIAQLDPLAEDCAEDGQWTFLYTAAPLKVVGGTGAPVNPIVIK; via the coding sequence ATGACAGACAAGACCGTTCCGCACATTCATGACTTGCTCAAAGACTCCCCTAAGAACTGGGGTAAGTGGGGGCCGGATGATGAGGTTGGCTCACTCAACTACCTCACAGGTGTCGAGGTGCTCCAAGGTGTCAAAGAGGTCACGCAAGGCAAGACATTTACTTTGCAGGTGCGGATGGCTGATCCTGCAGGTGACCCGGTCTGGCCTGGGCGCTCTCAGTCAAAGCGCATGAATATCATGGATCGTGGCCACTACAACTGCGGCAAGGGCCCACACTTTCCAGGCTCGTACGAGTTCGCCGACGATGTAATGTTTTTCCACCTTCAGGGTTCAACTCAATACGACGCGCTCGGCCACGTTTGGTACGACGACCAGATCTGGAATGGGTACAGCGCTGATACCACTATCGGCTCCCTGGCCAAGGCGAGCGTTGCTCCATTGGGTGAAAAAGGCATCGTTGGCCGAGGCATTCTGATCGACATAGCGCGCCACCGTGGCAAAGACGTGCTGGATGCAGGCGAAACTTTCAACCATGAGGATCTGATGGCTGCGGCCCGCGCTCAAGGCGTCTCTATCAACAAGCGCGACATTCTCATCATCCGCACTGGATGGATCGGCTCGTTTTATAAACGCGACCCGGAAGAGTTCTACAAAGACTTTATCGAGCCAGGCCTGACCTACAGCCCTGAGCTGGTAAAGTGGTTTCAGGAGATGGAAATTCCGAACATTGTCACCGACACCATCGCTAACGAAGTTACCGTCGATCCCGTGTCAGGGGTTGCGTTGCCGTTGCACAACGCACTCATGAGGAACTTGGGCATCACTCTCACTGAGATCGCTCAGCTTGACCCTCTCGCGGAGGACTGCGCTGAGGACGGTCAGTGGACGTTCCTGTACACCGCAGCCCCTCTAAAGGTCGTTGGCGGAACCGGCGCTCCTGTGAATCCGATCGTCATTAAATGA
- a CDS encoding substrate-binding domain-containing protein, which produces MKKIEKPKLKDVAELAGVSMGSASRALAVPHLVKPATLAKVQAAVQELGYVRDGAARALASRRTHSIGAVFPTFNNPAFAEAVQALQLRLTELGYHLIISSHEYDQAQELVNVRNMIERGVEGLLLVGTEHSPEIYEALTAAQCPFILMWSLDGAHDHHCVGFSNEEGGRLIARHLLSLGHQSIAMISGVVSHNERAKYRLKGITAQLLESGIELSSERIIEQPFTIEGGRAGLRIAMELNPKPTAIVCSTDLTCIGALAEARSNGIDVPKELSVSGFDDIEFAAAYVPALTTVRVPTSKIGISSANNIVALIEGRPLARRERIQIELVVRDSTAPRPFSGRD; this is translated from the coding sequence ATGAAAAAAATCGAGAAACCGAAGCTCAAGGATGTGGCTGAATTGGCGGGCGTCTCGATGGGGAGTGCTTCAAGAGCCTTGGCTGTCCCGCACTTAGTGAAACCTGCAACGCTGGCCAAAGTACAAGCAGCTGTTCAAGAGCTTGGGTACGTGCGAGACGGGGCGGCGCGTGCTTTGGCATCCAGGCGCACGCACAGCATCGGAGCCGTTTTTCCTACTTTTAACAACCCTGCGTTCGCTGAAGCTGTCCAGGCCCTCCAGTTAAGGCTAACGGAGCTTGGGTATCACCTGATCATTTCTTCCCATGAATACGACCAGGCGCAAGAACTGGTAAACGTAAGGAACATGATTGAGCGGGGCGTCGAAGGACTACTGTTGGTGGGCACTGAACACAGTCCTGAAATTTATGAAGCACTAACTGCCGCCCAATGCCCATTCATTCTCATGTGGTCGCTAGATGGTGCTCATGACCATCACTGCGTGGGGTTCAGCAATGAGGAGGGTGGTCGATTGATAGCCAGGCACTTGCTTAGCCTTGGTCATCAAAGTATTGCCATGATCAGTGGAGTTGTTTCTCACAACGAACGGGCTAAATACCGTCTGAAAGGAATCACCGCTCAGCTACTCGAGTCAGGGATCGAGCTTTCAAGTGAACGGATTATTGAGCAGCCATTCACGATTGAGGGAGGGCGCGCCGGGCTGCGGATTGCTATGGAGCTTAACCCCAAGCCTACAGCCATTGTCTGCAGCACTGACCTCACCTGTATCGGAGCGTTGGCGGAAGCGCGTTCCAATGGGATCGACGTCCCCAAAGAACTATCAGTCAGCGGGTTCGATGATATCGAGTTCGCGGCTGCCTACGTGCCAGCCCTGACGACCGTCAGGGTGCCGACTTCGAAAATTGGTATCAGCAGCGCCAACAACATCGTTGCGCTGATCGAGGGGCGCCCACTTGCACGCCGCGAGCGCATACAAATCGAACTCGTCGTTCGAGATAGTACGGCGCCACGGCCGTTTTCAGGAAGGGACTAA
- a CDS encoding nuclear transport factor 2 family protein: MTGSSDRTDIKGVIATFLEAWESGYWESAGDMFTDNCQLVTSHMSAHEGGRKIVRAFQQDRAKADGFSVKATNHYVGGGETDANFSFYAYGHISKAKKSATLAFGMTVTGSMKKTAGTWRLDSVLIALNWITGDYSLAIHWQLPPGDDGWRIGDPAPTIVSELNSPWLAFPNSTASVTSAECIAETYARYSWALDQADMQLLAHCFTNDAAGDFQPMGLIEGRHAIIGSFKEFRRPWPWMQHFADVLEIKSDEEKGVAEMIVGRVIPGNSHTQDGTPLYGAHYRMRLRRKHEGFWQLTWSEYRPGWFNANEAPRV; this comes from the coding sequence GTGACCGGCTCAAGTGATCGCACCGACATTAAGGGCGTTATAGCCACCTTTCTGGAAGCCTGGGAGAGCGGTTATTGGGAATCTGCTGGGGATATGTTCACTGACAATTGCCAGCTGGTTACAAGCCACATGTCCGCTCATGAGGGTGGACGCAAGATTGTCAGAGCTTTCCAGCAAGACCGTGCCAAGGCTGATGGCTTTTCAGTGAAGGCAACCAATCACTATGTGGGTGGTGGAGAAACCGACGCCAATTTCAGTTTCTACGCATATGGCCATATCAGCAAAGCCAAAAAGTCGGCCACGCTCGCATTTGGAATGACTGTCACAGGCTCTATGAAAAAGACAGCAGGCACCTGGCGCCTCGACAGCGTGCTGATTGCCTTGAATTGGATAACCGGGGACTACTCGCTTGCAATTCACTGGCAGCTTCCACCAGGTGACGACGGATGGAGGATTGGCGACCCAGCCCCGACCATCGTTAGCGAGCTGAATTCGCCATGGCTTGCTTTCCCTAACTCAACGGCTTCGGTGACCAGTGCGGAATGTATTGCTGAAACCTACGCTCGTTACTCATGGGCGCTGGATCAAGCTGACATGCAGCTGCTTGCTCATTGCTTTACCAACGACGCCGCTGGCGATTTCCAACCGATGGGCCTTATTGAAGGGCGCCACGCGATCATCGGCTCCTTCAAAGAATTTCGCAGGCCCTGGCCGTGGATGCAGCATTTCGCGGACGTGCTGGAGATCAAGTCCGACGAGGAAAAGGGTGTAGCGGAAATGATTGTCGGCAGAGTCATTCCTGGAAACTCACACACGCAAGATGGCACGCCTCTCTATGGCGCGCATTACCGGATGCGACTTCGTCGCAAGCATGAGGGATTCTGGCAACTGACCTGGAGCGAGTACCGCCCAGGCTGGTTCAATGCCAATGAAGCACCAAGAGTTTAG
- a CDS encoding LLM class oxidoreductase, producing the protein MTSLSPSLELSPELAAHPAYSRVFQPEGLTFGYIMPLEGYPNSPFPTLQDHQRLARIADEAGFASLWMRDVPFYDPSFGDTGQMIDPFVYLGYLAAVTQKIALGTTGIVLPLREPLIVAKQSVSVDQLTGGRFLLGLSSGDRPIEYPAFGIDFEAREERYREGFELIKTVTENSFPSVSTKLFGQLEGLLDMVPKPVGPRLPMIVVGRARQSLEWIANNADAWIWHLSDFNRLPGLIREFRSASQTGNAKPYGYATFFDLAKDPSTPLERGYNGIRIGRNALVDLWKRQQDEGVSHVALNIKPLQRPAADVLEEMAEYVLPHFPIGQPVSQVTQ; encoded by the coding sequence ATGACTTCTCTCAGCCCTTCCCTTGAGCTCAGTCCTGAGCTTGCAGCTCACCCGGCCTATTCGCGAGTGTTCCAGCCCGAAGGCCTAACCTTCGGATACATCATGCCTCTGGAAGGCTACCCAAATTCGCCGTTCCCTACTTTGCAGGATCATCAGCGCCTTGCTCGAATCGCAGATGAGGCTGGTTTTGCAAGTTTATGGATGAGGGACGTGCCCTTCTACGATCCAAGCTTTGGTGACACCGGGCAGATGATCGACCCCTTCGTCTACCTTGGATATTTGGCAGCCGTAACTCAAAAAATTGCTTTGGGAACGACAGGAATCGTTCTTCCACTGCGCGAGCCGTTGATCGTTGCTAAACAATCTGTGTCGGTTGACCAGCTCACCGGTGGACGATTCTTGTTAGGGCTCTCCAGCGGAGATCGACCGATTGAATATCCAGCATTCGGGATTGATTTCGAAGCGAGAGAAGAACGGTACCGGGAAGGCTTCGAGCTGATTAAGACAGTCACTGAAAACAGCTTCCCAAGCGTCTCAACCAAACTTTTCGGCCAGCTGGAAGGCTTGCTAGACATGGTACCCAAGCCAGTTGGCCCTCGACTCCCAATGATTGTCGTGGGCCGGGCCCGTCAGTCGCTTGAGTGGATAGCCAATAATGCCGATGCCTGGATTTGGCATCTGAGCGATTTCAATCGTTTGCCCGGCCTCATCCGCGAGTTCCGTTCTGCCAGTCAGACCGGCAATGCAAAACCATACGGCTACGCGACGTTTTTCGATCTGGCGAAGGATCCGAGCACACCGCTGGAACGCGGCTACAACGGAATAAGGATCGGGCGTAATGCTCTCGTGGATCTCTGGAAACGGCAACAGGATGAAGGTGTTTCACACGTCGCACTGAATATCAAACCTCTGCAGCGACCAGCCGCTGATGTCCTGGAGGAGATGGCTGAGTATGTCCTGCCACACTTTCCCATAGGCCAACCTGTCTCGCAGGTGACCCAGTGA
- a CDS encoding 2,4'-dihydroxyacetophenone dioxygenase family protein has product MNTPVKPDELAIPYALPQVPFMSPDMVHPGVMTTWLEDDNLWVPVTKSVSFKPLLLSVSGGYYINLLRVRQSGVLSRHRHSGAVHAIVLKGRWYYLEHDWVADEGSFAFEPPGETHTLFVPEDVEEMITWFHVQGGYTYVDPQGVAVGYEDVFTKLEAARSHYKNLGLPDDYIEQFIR; this is encoded by the coding sequence ATGAATACGCCCGTTAAACCTGATGAACTTGCCATTCCTTATGCTTTGCCGCAGGTGCCTTTCATGTCTCCAGACATGGTGCATCCAGGCGTTATGACCACTTGGCTCGAAGACGATAATCTCTGGGTGCCTGTCACCAAGTCAGTATCTTTCAAACCACTACTGCTGAGCGTTAGCGGTGGGTACTACATCAACTTGCTTCGAGTGCGGCAGAGCGGGGTTTTGTCACGTCACCGCCACTCAGGTGCAGTGCATGCGATCGTGTTGAAGGGGCGTTGGTACTACCTCGAACACGATTGGGTTGCTGATGAAGGCTCCTTTGCGTTCGAGCCGCCAGGGGAGACTCACACCCTGTTCGTCCCTGAAGATGTCGAAGAAATGATTACTTGGTTCCACGTTCAGGGTGGCTACACTTACGTCGACCCGCAGGGTGTCGCGGTTGGCTATGAAGACGTTTTCACCAAGCTGGAAGCTGCCCGCAGCCATTACAAAAATTTGGGCTTGCCGGACGATTATATCGAGCAGTTCATTCGCTGA
- a CDS encoding LysR family transcriptional regulator, whose amino-acid sequence MDQYSQMLAFIWSTECGSFSAAARAHEMTPSAISKLIARLEDRLRVRLFQRGSRVLTLTEEGAAYLRSAKAVVEAMSEADSLAEGLPSRVSGTLRIHTMTSFAKQQIVPWLPEFLDTYPGLDVEIQLGAQFIDQFEQGLDIAIHSGILPSSSRIAKKIGECEWLLCASPDYLEKYGTPQQPQDLMNHRCFNFSFASPWNKWAFIQDGLGVTTPVKPRGSFTQGELLRDMAKSGAGIVRLADFHIGKDIQDGSLVLLLDEYKAEILEPIYLLYSDRKHLSPRIRVFIEFFQEKWIAHPWKIVRRLPGAV is encoded by the coding sequence ATGGATCAATACTCTCAAATGCTAGCCTTCATCTGGTCAACAGAGTGCGGAAGTTTTTCTGCTGCCGCCAGGGCGCATGAGATGACTCCGTCGGCCATCAGTAAATTGATAGCGCGGCTGGAGGATCGGCTTCGGGTTCGACTTTTCCAGAGGGGTTCCCGAGTCCTCACCCTTACGGAGGAGGGGGCTGCTTATCTGCGCAGTGCGAAAGCTGTGGTTGAGGCGATGAGTGAAGCTGACTCTCTGGCAGAAGGGCTTCCTTCAAGGGTCAGTGGCACGCTTCGCATCCACACGATGACCTCTTTTGCGAAGCAGCAGATCGTGCCTTGGTTGCCGGAATTCCTCGACACTTATCCGGGTCTTGATGTCGAGATTCAGTTAGGCGCTCAGTTCATTGACCAGTTCGAGCAGGGATTGGACATAGCCATCCATAGCGGGATTCTTCCGAGCTCTTCCAGAATTGCAAAGAAGATAGGCGAATGTGAATGGTTGCTGTGTGCTTCACCTGACTATTTGGAAAAGTATGGAACACCGCAGCAGCCACAAGACCTGATGAATCATCGATGCTTTAACTTCAGTTTTGCCAGCCCTTGGAACAAATGGGCCTTTATCCAGGACGGTCTGGGTGTGACGACCCCTGTGAAGCCCCGAGGATCGTTTACCCAAGGCGAACTGCTGAGGGACATGGCCAAATCAGGCGCGGGTATAGTCCGCCTTGCAGATTTCCACATTGGAAAAGACATTCAGGACGGATCGCTGGTGCTCCTGCTTGACGAGTACAAAGCGGAGATCTTGGAGCCTATTTACCTGCTTTATTCAGACCGTAAGCATCTGAGTCCTCGCATCCGGGTGTTCATCGAGTTTTTTCAGGAAAAATGGATTGCTCACCCATGGAAAATCGTGAGACGACTGCCCGGAGCGGTTTGA